One genomic window of Saccharomyces cerevisiae S288C chromosome XII, complete sequence includes the following:
- the CMG1 gene encoding Cmg1p (hypothetical protein; green fluorescent protein (GFP)-fusion protein localizes to the cytoplasm and the nucleus and is induced in response to the DNA-damaging agent MMS) yields MEESKTKRKEDRIDLKNTPPQKKSKRDSTNDETARTSLRSIMPRGYKMMENMGYKEGETLGSNESALKEPIKVEINTKRRGIRAEKPDPSTMNDMQMSEQRFIKRESEMKNNKRLKKIWYRIQKVAFEMMGDSDLYNPGEDPRDFNVLWRSYVMQLNEEVAKNDLNNHSNNDNEDKNNMIPMVNESLEASPAIKGEKFGRPSTLIDCDTSIIGSRITKDTELAELEELSIEKRITKLNIFLRSEKYYCFFCGIKYKDEGDLYEHCPGVNEDDHK; encoded by the coding sequence ATGGAGGAGAGTaagacaaaaagaaaagaggatCGCAtagatttgaagaatacACCGCCTCAGAAGAAGTCAAAAAGAGATTCAACAAATGACGAAACTGCACGCACATCACTACGTTCAATCATGCCCAGGGGTTATAAAATGATGGAAAACATGGGTTACAAAGAAGGAGAAACATTAGGTAGTAATGAAAGTGCCCTAAAAGAGCCTATTAAGGTAGAAATCAATACAAAAAGGAGGGGAATTCGTGCAGAAAAGCCCGACCCATCAACAATGAATGACATGCAGATGAGTGAACAACGATttataaaaagagaaagtgaaatgaaaaataataagcggttaaaaaaaatttggtatAGGATCCAAAAAGTTGCTTTTGAAATGATGGGTGATTCCGATTTATACAATCCAGGCGAAGATCCGAGAGACTTTAACGTACTTTGGAGATCTTACGTTATGCAACTAAATGAGGAAGTAGCAAAAAATGACCTAAATAATCACAGTaacaatgataatgaagataaGAATAATATGATACCAATGGTAAATGAAAGTTTGGAGGCTTCGCCTGCAATAAAAGGTGAAAAGTTTGGACGTCCTTCTACATTAATAGATTGTGATACTTCAATTATCGGTAGTCGCATTACAAAAGACACAGAACTTGCTGAATTAGAAGAATTGagcattgaaaaaagaataacaaaattgaatatattCCTGAGGTCCGAGAAGTACTactgttttttttgcgGAATCAAGTATAAGGATGAAGGTGATCTCTACGAGCATTGCCCAGGAGTGAATGAAGACGACCACAAATGA